In Acidimicrobiales bacterium, a single genomic region encodes these proteins:
- a CDS encoding CpaF family protein, protein MARKLVADDLRHLAASAYADGRTPLDEATEAKVTAAVLDRIHGLARLQPLLDDPQIRDIHISGAQRVWLNLRDGTKVRGPAVADSDDDLIELIATAARRIGRSERRWDHAQPELNLQLPNGDRLHALMAVSGRPTVTIRRHDFDIHRVSQLVDGGVCDELLANFLSAAVRARANIIVAGGTGTGKTTTLRCLINEIPATERLITIEDSLEIGLERFEELHPDHETLEAREANTEGVGSFSLAELVRSALRMDPQRVIVGEVRGAEVLPMLLAMSQGNDGSMCSIHADSSKGVFGRLAMYAAMTPERLIPDVTNLLVANAVDLIVHLGWVSGERRVTSVRQVAGTVEGGQVVSNELWRPEGTGSGIPAAPPTPDFAAQLEAHGFDASAHAAAHGWWR, encoded by the coding sequence TTGGCCCGCAAGCTGGTGGCAGACGACCTTCGCCACCTGGCGGCGAGCGCCTACGCCGATGGCCGGACGCCGCTCGACGAGGCCACTGAAGCCAAGGTCACTGCGGCGGTGCTGGACCGCATCCACGGTCTCGCTCGTCTTCAGCCGCTCCTCGACGACCCCCAGATCCGAGACATCCACATCTCTGGCGCTCAGCGCGTCTGGCTGAACCTGCGCGATGGGACCAAGGTCCGCGGGCCCGCTGTCGCCGACTCCGACGACGACCTCATCGAGCTCATCGCCACGGCCGCCCGGCGCATCGGGCGGAGCGAGCGCCGGTGGGATCACGCCCAGCCGGAGCTGAACCTCCAACTGCCGAACGGCGACCGCCTCCATGCTCTCATGGCGGTGTCGGGGCGCCCGACGGTCACGATCCGTCGCCACGACTTCGACATCCACCGCGTGTCCCAGCTGGTGGACGGAGGGGTCTGTGACGAACTGCTGGCCAACTTCCTGTCGGCCGCGGTGCGGGCGCGCGCCAACATCATCGTGGCCGGCGGCACCGGCACCGGGAAGACGACGACGCTGCGGTGCCTCATCAATGAGATCCCTGCCACCGAGCGCCTCATCACCATCGAGGACTCGCTCGAGATCGGCCTGGAGCGCTTCGAGGAACTTCACCCGGACCACGAGACCCTCGAAGCACGCGAGGCCAACACCGAAGGCGTGGGCTCATTCAGCCTCGCGGAGCTGGTCCGCTCCGCTCTGCGGATGGATCCCCAGCGGGTGATCGTCGGTGAGGTCCGGGGGGCGGAGGTCCTTCCGATGCTGCTCGCCATGAGCCAAGGCAACGACGGCTCGATGTGTTCGATCCATGCCGACTCATCCAAGGGTGTGTTCGGGCGGCTCGCCATGTACGCGGCCATGACTCCCGAGCGGCTGATCCCCGATGTCACCAACTTGCTGGTCGCCAACGCCGTGGACCTCATCGTGCACCTCGGCTGGGTATCCGGGGAACGTCGGGTGACCAGCGTTCGTCAGGTCGCCGGCACCGTCGAAGGTGGCCAGGTCGTCTCCAACGAGCTGTGGCGACCCGAAGGCACCGGCAGCGGGATCCCGGCGGCACCGCCGACTCCCGACTTCGCGGCCCAGCTCGAGGCCCACGGCTTCGACGCCAGTGCCCACGCGGCCGCTCACGGGTGGTGGCGATGA
- a CDS encoding flagella basal body P-ring formation protein FlgA codes for MLWHLSAVEKVPALVAASPLERGEMIDASDVRVAYVSSDNTLARLNDSELDRVVGRAALVDLAEGTLLSTSLVADVPAVDTGDGVVGLSLDPGAYPSRGLAPGDRVHVVRTEEVADLDAEPTVVARSATVFDVEELASDQLLVSVLTSEADAEAVAAAAGAVGLRLVLVAP; via the coding sequence GTGCTCTGGCACCTGAGCGCGGTCGAGAAGGTGCCAGCGCTGGTCGCGGCGTCACCGCTCGAGCGGGGCGAGATGATCGACGCCAGCGACGTCCGTGTCGCGTACGTGTCGAGCGACAACACGTTGGCGCGTCTCAATGACTCGGAGCTGGATCGGGTTGTCGGGCGTGCCGCCCTGGTTGACCTTGCCGAAGGGACGCTCCTCTCGACTTCGCTGGTTGCGGACGTCCCAGCGGTCGACACGGGTGACGGTGTCGTCGGGCTGTCCCTGGACCCGGGGGCCTACCCGTCACGTGGGCTTGCCCCTGGCGACCGTGTGCACGTCGTGCGCACCGAGGAGGTGGCCGATCTCGACGCTGAGCCGACGGTCGTGGCTCGCTCAGCCACGGTGTTCGACGTCGAGGAACTGGCGAGCGATCAGCTCCTGGTGTCGGTCCTGACCAGTGAGGCAGATGCGGAGGCGGTCGCCGCCGCGGCCGGCGCAGTTGGGCTGCGGCTCGTGTTGGTGGCCCCATGA
- a CDS encoding relaxase domain-containing protein: MKFTVTPLGGGRAETARVVDAIVRYLQPPAKGAPSRPDPSPGPGGPERYYADSGEEPGRWLGRAAEGAGLAGVVQRSDFAAVLAGRDPHTDERLISAQGSAGRRPTLGSGAHTKVGADGEQLYDVADAAAALEVSHREVEQFLDAGTAVALSALATVALPHAAPTGDAGTPARSPGAIPGRDRPPDAPPARPPVDPVTRQFTQPGGSYLLPWVESDGSRWVRASELTRCVHARESGARPGEIRGLGAPDDQLSLAEAARLVGVTNRYLRGLARYHDEHRPEIKGALAAGRHPRRAYLVAHRGTKGQWLVTRENLAEFLERRRPPSVRVGYDLTLTTEKSLGVLALLGDDTTRDAVLGSIQAGNDWALRWLEDHAAMGRVEGRQVEGEGWMVASFRHLTSRALDPFPHHHNVIANTVRLTDGTHRALDARPLYQHAQAASALATAEMRRKLTEQLGVRWRPGRKSGWEVDGITNRVVSEFSKRRNEIDDALQELEAEIGRGAHPNEIEHIVLRTRPAKNHTPADDLIASWRERAARHGLTPEVIESLTGHDRSGQVTDTEALFMSLAGPTGICAGGSVFSRSEALAAMANLPVPDTEGDKPQPLLCGARRLIELTDEFLASPHVVALTDADDPLFTTVEMLDVQDRVAARFTKGMHRASHLVPDEQVDAAIASHPHLTGEQRRLVTEWCQRGHRFQAAVGRAGAGKTTTVAACAEAWAAAGYRVVGAAAKGEATRTLATATGIECETVAWYLAHTDPHNLPLDSRTILVVDEASTLSDRDLDSLMGMASATGASLRLIGDPAQHGAIAAGGMFRVLCERHPQHTPELTTTHRLQNPHDRAAAQALREGRIDEAFDELANAGHLHVVGDDLTIYRQVLGRWWDAHRDGLDHPMVDRRNSTRLQLNRLAHVLRQANGELGDEEIRASGGRAFAAGDRITARAPNRDLHVEGDRRAYVRNGALGTVVAVHQDRRDRRDRSLDTLTVEFDGIGPIEIPRSFFDLHRTPAGRPEVGIDHAYALTSYAVQGSTRDVSTSRVDATATRAETYVDITRGRHENHLYLTATTDPLDGEALPRIPPAPADLAVADRLHRSTGELTAWELAHPAEKSVAREQAVGI, translated from the coding sequence GTGAAGTTCACGGTCACCCCGCTGGGCGGCGGACGGGCCGAAACGGCCCGCGTCGTGGACGCCATCGTCCGCTACCTCCAGCCACCAGCGAAGGGCGCGCCATCGCGTCCCGATCCGTCTCCCGGCCCGGGTGGCCCGGAGCGGTACTACGCGGACAGCGGCGAGGAGCCAGGGCGTTGGCTCGGTCGGGCCGCCGAGGGGGCCGGGCTTGCCGGTGTCGTGCAGCGCTCGGACTTCGCAGCGGTTCTGGCTGGTCGAGACCCCCATACCGACGAGCGGCTCATCTCCGCCCAGGGCTCGGCCGGGCGGCGACCCACATTGGGCTCAGGCGCTCACACCAAGGTCGGAGCCGACGGGGAACAGCTCTACGACGTCGCCGACGCCGCTGCCGCTCTCGAGGTGTCGCATCGAGAGGTCGAGCAATTTCTCGATGCCGGCACGGCCGTCGCACTCAGCGCCCTCGCGACGGTCGCTCTACCCCACGCCGCGCCCACCGGTGACGCGGGAACTCCCGCTCGATCACCCGGCGCGATTCCCGGGCGCGACCGACCACCTGATGCACCTCCCGCGCGACCTCCCGTCGACCCTGTGACCAGGCAGTTCACCCAGCCGGGAGGCTCCTACCTCCTTCCCTGGGTGGAGAGTGACGGTTCACGCTGGGTTCGGGCCAGCGAGCTGACCCGTTGTGTGCACGCACGCGAGTCCGGCGCGAGGCCGGGGGAGATCCGGGGGCTGGGTGCGCCCGACGATCAACTGAGCCTGGCCGAAGCCGCGCGACTGGTCGGGGTTACGAACCGGTACCTGCGCGGCCTCGCCCGCTACCACGACGAGCACCGCCCCGAGATCAAAGGGGCTCTCGCCGCCGGGCGCCACCCACGGCGGGCCTACCTGGTCGCCCACCGAGGCACCAAGGGGCAGTGGCTGGTCACCCGCGAGAACCTGGCCGAGTTCCTAGAGCGCCGCCGCCCACCTTCGGTGCGGGTCGGCTATGACCTCACCTTGACCACCGAGAAGTCCCTCGGCGTCCTCGCCCTCCTCGGCGACGACACGACCCGTGACGCGGTGCTGGGGTCGATCCAGGCCGGGAACGATTGGGCGCTCCGCTGGCTCGAAGACCACGCTGCGATGGGCCGCGTCGAAGGTCGCCAGGTCGAGGGTGAGGGGTGGATGGTGGCGTCGTTCCGACACCTCACCTCCCGCGCCCTGGACCCGTTCCCGCACCATCACAATGTGATCGCCAACACCGTCCGGCTTACCGACGGCACCCACCGGGCTCTCGACGCCCGGCCCCTCTACCAACACGCCCAGGCAGCCTCCGCGCTCGCGACCGCCGAGATGCGCCGCAAGCTCACCGAACAGCTCGGCGTGCGGTGGCGGCCCGGCCGCAAGTCCGGATGGGAGGTCGACGGCATCACCAACCGCGTCGTCAGTGAGTTCTCCAAACGCCGCAACGAGATCGACGACGCCCTCCAAGAGCTCGAAGCAGAGATCGGCCGCGGCGCGCACCCCAACGAGATCGAACACATCGTGCTGCGCACCCGGCCGGCGAAGAACCACACCCCCGCCGATGACCTGATCGCGTCGTGGCGCGAACGCGCCGCCCGCCATGGCCTCACCCCCGAAGTCATCGAGTCGCTCACCGGACACGATCGCAGCGGTCAAGTGACCGACACCGAGGCGCTATTCATGTCACTCGCCGGGCCCACCGGAATCTGCGCGGGAGGGTCGGTGTTCTCCCGATCCGAAGCGCTGGCCGCTATGGCCAACCTTCCCGTTCCAGACACCGAGGGCGACAAGCCCCAGCCGCTGCTCTGCGGAGCGCGCCGACTGATCGAACTGACCGACGAGTTCCTCGCCTCCCCGCACGTCGTCGCGCTCACCGACGCCGACGACCCGCTGTTCACCACCGTCGAGATGCTCGATGTCCAAGACCGCGTCGCAGCCCGATTCACCAAGGGCATGCACCGTGCGTCACACCTCGTTCCCGACGAGCAGGTCGACGCCGCGATCGCGAGCCACCCGCACCTAACCGGTGAACAGCGACGGCTGGTGACCGAGTGGTGCCAGCGCGGACACCGGTTCCAAGCCGCCGTCGGACGCGCCGGAGCGGGCAAGACCACCACCGTCGCCGCGTGCGCCGAGGCGTGGGCCGCCGCGGGCTACCGAGTCGTTGGTGCAGCCGCGAAGGGCGAGGCGACCCGGACGCTCGCTACCGCCACAGGGATCGAGTGCGAGACCGTCGCCTGGTACCTCGCCCACACCGACCCCCACAACCTCCCGCTCGACTCGCGGACGATCCTCGTTGTCGACGAAGCGTCCACGCTGTCGGACCGCGACCTCGACTCCCTGATGGGGATGGCATCCGCGACCGGTGCCAGTCTTCGGCTCATCGGCGACCCCGCCCAGCACGGCGCCATCGCCGCCGGTGGCATGTTCCGGGTGCTCTGCGAGCGCCACCCGCAGCACACGCCGGAGTTGACCACCACCCATCGACTCCAGAACCCCCACGACCGGGCCGCCGCGCAGGCACTCCGTGAGGGCCGGATCGACGAGGCGTTCGACGAGCTGGCCAATGCCGGGCACCTGCACGTCGTGGGCGACGACCTCACCATCTACCGCCAGGTCCTCGGCCGCTGGTGGGATGCCCACCGAGACGGCCTGGATCACCCGATGGTCGACCGCCGCAACAGCACCCGCCTCCAACTCAACCGCCTGGCCCACGTCCTCCGCCAAGCGAACGGCGAACTCGGCGACGAGGAGATCCGAGCCAGCGGAGGTCGAGCCTTCGCCGCCGGCGACCGCATCACCGCCCGCGCCCCGAACCGCGATCTTCACGTCGAAGGCGACCGACGCGCCTACGTCCGAAACGGCGCCCTCGGCACCGTCGTCGCCGTCCACCAAGACCGCCGAGATCGCCGAGATCGCTCACTCGACACGCTCACCGTGGAATTCGACGGAATCGGCCCCATCGAAATCCCACGCAGCTTCTTCGACCTCCATCGGACGCCGGCAGGACGGCCCGAGGTCGGAATCGACCACGCATACGCGCTGACCAGCTACGCGGTGCAGGGCTCGACCCGTGATGTGTCAACAAGTCGAGTCGACGCCACCGCAACCCGCGCCGAGACCTACGTCGACATCACCCGCGGGCGACACGAGAACCACCTCTACCTCACCGCTACAACCGACCCGCTGGACGGCGAAGCCCTCCCCCGCATCCCACCAGCCCCCGCCGACCTGGCCGTCGCCGATCGCCTCCACCGCTCCACCGGCGAACTGACCGCGTGGGAGCTCGCGCACCCTGCGGAGAAGTCTGTGGCGAGGGAGCAGGCCGTCGGCATCTGA
- a CDS encoding helix-turn-helix domain-containing protein: MSAAETDTSTEVLTVDEAAAILRISRNAAYAAARQWRVTGGEHGIPCIEIGRTIRVPRADLDRLLGRSL; encoded by the coding sequence ATGTCCGCCGCCGAGACCGACACCTCGACCGAGGTGCTCACCGTCGACGAAGCCGCCGCCATCCTGCGCATCAGCCGCAACGCGGCCTACGCCGCCGCGCGCCAGTGGCGAGTGACGGGGGGCGAGCACGGCATCCCTTGCATCGAGATTGGCCGCACCATTCGCGTCCCTCGCGCCGACCTCGATCGTTTGCTTGGACGCTCCTTATGA
- a CDS encoding winged helix-turn-helix transcriptional regulator → MPAVSVDMEALARVGRALADDTRRRLLVAILDGHHYPAELVAELGLAKANVSNHLSCLRGCGLVVGTPEGRRVRYELSDPRLAHALADLAGLVLLVDNPDCHQDRAR, encoded by the coding sequence ATGCCAGCTGTCTCCGTCGACATGGAAGCGCTCGCCCGGGTCGGTCGTGCCTTAGCGGACGACACCCGCCGGCGCTTGCTCGTGGCCATTCTCGACGGGCACCACTACCCGGCAGAGCTGGTCGCCGAGTTGGGCTTGGCCAAGGCAAACGTCTCCAACCATCTGAGCTGCCTGCGTGGCTGCGGCCTTGTGGTAGGTACGCCTGAAGGCCGACGTGTCCGCTACGAGTTGTCTGATCCCCGTCTGGCCCACGCCCTTGCCGATCTGGCGGGTCTCGTGCTGCTCGTCGACAATCCCGACTGCCACCAGGACCGCGCCCGATGA
- a CDS encoding DUF3703 domain-containing protein: MNRSMPAGVQAIFDAELAAAQAAWDNDAAWAALERAHILSQPWAGPHVRCHLKMLVLACRTRDIREVAGQLFRSVLAGPGSMTGRIPLGNTGRARVSAFKPMPIPVDLAAVLDADEIDRRG; the protein is encoded by the coding sequence ATGAACCGGTCCATGCCAGCAGGGGTGCAAGCGATCTTCGATGCCGAGCTCGCGGCGGCACAGGCCGCATGGGACAACGATGCCGCCTGGGCCGCGCTCGAACGTGCCCACATCCTGTCCCAGCCGTGGGCCGGGCCCCATGTGCGCTGCCACCTGAAGATGCTGGTGCTGGCGTGCCGCACCCGCGACATTCGAGAGGTCGCAGGTCAGCTCTTCCGGAGTGTTCTGGCGGGTCCGGGTTCGATGACCGGCCGGATCCCGCTCGGCAACACGGGCCGGGCCCGGGTGTCCGCCTTCAAGCCCATGCCAATCCCGGTCGACCTTGCCGCCGTTCTCGACGCCGACGAGATCGACCGTCGTGGGTGA
- a CDS encoding cation transporter, producing the protein MGDDHGHTPVRQPTAIESSLAGQATLRRRGLWLAYATIGWNVIECVIAVAAGTAAGSIALIGFGLDSAVEVASASVIVWQFRAERRHGVDERREQIALRLIALSFFALAAYVTVQSAFDLFGAGEAGTSAVGIALAAISLLVMPALAVMKRRTGQALGSRTLIADAAETFLCTYLSAVLLVGLLLNATVGWWWADPLAALVIAGLALKEGREAWRGEDCC; encoded by the coding sequence GTGGGTGACGACCACGGCCACACACCGGTAAGGCAGCCGACGGCGATCGAGTCGAGTCTCGCGGGACAGGCGACGCTTCGTCGGCGGGGGCTGTGGCTGGCCTACGCCACCATCGGGTGGAATGTCATCGAATGCGTCATCGCGGTCGCTGCGGGTACCGCGGCCGGCTCGATCGCCCTCATCGGCTTCGGTCTCGACTCTGCAGTCGAGGTTGCCAGCGCGTCGGTGATCGTCTGGCAGTTCCGGGCCGAGCGGCGCCACGGCGTCGACGAGCGGCGCGAGCAGATCGCGCTCAGGCTCATCGCCCTCAGCTTCTTCGCCCTCGCCGCCTACGTGACCGTGCAGTCGGCGTTCGACCTGTTCGGTGCGGGCGAGGCGGGTACGTCCGCGGTCGGCATCGCCCTTGCTGCGATATCCCTCTTGGTGATGCCCGCGCTGGCAGTGATGAAGCGCCGCACCGGGCAGGCCCTGGGATCGCGCACCCTCATTGCCGACGCCGCCGAGACCTTCCTGTGCACCTACCTGTCGGCTGTCCTGCTCGTCGGGCTCCTCCTCAACGCCACAGTGGGATGGTGGTGGGCCGATCCTCTCGCTGCGCTCGTGATCGCGGGATTGGCGTTGAAGGAAGGGCGCGAGGCCTGGAGGGGTGAAGACTGCTGTTGA
- a CDS encoding copper resistance protein CopC/CopD, with protein MSKSGAPAFPRAACLTLLACAAALIAFIGPMAAPVSAHATLVSTTPPGDELIDRVPADVQLVFDEAVEVVDGGVRVFGPSGERVDRGLAETRDGGRTVLAAIDDPGIQGTYTVSWRVLSEDSHNLSGSFVFHVGTETGAADIGDDADTVTDLAGGIGRWVSYAGALVALGAAVLAFANPGEPTVRRRLRLIVMIGAGAAAVATMVVLVAQTADVSGRSLLDSVGLTVDIAMDTRSGRLAVLRLFFLVAAGGAASIGALWSKRPWIAGGLVAAAMVTWPLSGHAWTTSPRWAAVVVDLVHLVAVGVWVGGLFALGCTLRAAGDQAAMARRFSKVALVTVVAVAISGSLSAFWQLRSFDALLDTGFGQLLTAKIAGFAALVILGSLNRSLVASWADRSAALLVRFVKAEVVVAIVVLALTAAMVNQPPGRESVGGPFEISTQAVGGGGRLDLTVTPARVGQNDIHLYFFDEAGQGLVPVDAVEVTAGTDQINPRRLDIEAVTPSHFSSYGASLTAPGTWTLTVTAVQQGQTSNYTIEVPVR; from the coding sequence GTGTCCAAATCTGGCGCGCCCGCCTTCCCGCGGGCTGCCTGCCTCACCCTGCTCGCCTGCGCAGCGGCGCTGATCGCCTTTATCGGCCCGATGGCTGCGCCCGTATCTGCCCACGCCACCCTCGTCTCCACCACGCCGCCCGGGGACGAGTTAATCGACCGCGTCCCGGCCGACGTCCAACTCGTGTTCGACGAGGCCGTCGAGGTCGTCGACGGCGGGGTCCGCGTCTTCGGCCCTTCCGGGGAACGGGTGGACCGCGGTCTCGCCGAAACGCGCGATGGGGGCCGCACGGTTCTGGCCGCCATCGACGATCCCGGGATCCAGGGCACCTACACCGTCTCCTGGCGGGTCCTCAGCGAGGACAGCCACAATCTCTCCGGCTCGTTCGTGTTCCACGTCGGCACCGAGACCGGCGCCGCCGACATCGGTGACGACGCGGACACCGTCACCGATCTGGCGGGCGGGATCGGTCGCTGGGTTTCGTACGCCGGTGCGCTGGTGGCTCTGGGAGCAGCGGTGCTTGCGTTCGCCAACCCGGGTGAGCCGACCGTCAGGCGCCGGCTCCGGCTGATCGTGATGATCGGGGCGGGCGCGGCCGCGGTCGCGACCATGGTGGTCCTCGTTGCCCAGACCGCCGATGTGTCGGGCCGGTCCCTGCTGGATTCGGTCGGCCTGACGGTGGACATCGCCATGGACACCCGGTCGGGTCGGCTCGCGGTGTTGCGGTTGTTCTTCCTGGTAGCCGCTGGGGGAGCAGCGTCGATCGGTGCCCTGTGGTCGAAACGCCCCTGGATCGCGGGTGGCCTCGTGGCAGCAGCAATGGTCACGTGGCCGCTCTCGGGTCACGCCTGGACCACGTCCCCCCGGTGGGCGGCGGTCGTCGTCGATCTGGTCCACCTGGTGGCCGTCGGCGTGTGGGTCGGTGGCCTGTTCGCGCTGGGGTGCACACTGCGGGCGGCCGGCGACCAGGCCGCTATGGCCCGCCGGTTCTCGAAGGTGGCGCTGGTGACCGTCGTTGCGGTGGCCATCAGCGGTTCGCTCTCGGCGTTCTGGCAACTGCGGTCGTTCGATGCCCTGCTCGACACCGGTTTCGGGCAACTTCTCACGGCCAAGATCGCCGGCTTCGCCGCGCTCGTCATCCTCGGATCGCTCAACCGTTCGCTGGTGGCCTCGTGGGCGGATCGCTCCGCAGCGCTCCTCGTCCGGTTCGTCAAGGCCGAGGTCGTCGTCGCCATCGTCGTGTTGGCGTTGACCGCAGCGATGGTGAACCAGCCGCCGGGGCGGGAGTCGGTGGGCGGCCCGTTCGAGATCTCCACCCAGGCGGTTGGAGGAGGGGGGCGACTCGACCTCACTGTGACACCCGCGCGCGTCGGGCAGAACGACATCCACCTCTACTTCTTCGACGAAGCCGGACAAGGCCTCGTCCCGGTCGACGCGGTCGAGGTGACCGCCGGCACCGATCAGATCAATCCGAGGCGACTCGACATCGAGGCTGTCACCCCGAGTCACTTCTCGAGCTACGGCGCGTCGCTCACTGCGCCGGGGACCTGGACCCTCACCGTCACCGCGGTCCAGCAAGGCCAGACATCCAACTACACGATCGAGGTACCTGTTCGATGA